Proteins from a genomic interval of Zingiber officinale cultivar Zhangliang chromosome 2A, Zo_v1.1, whole genome shotgun sequence:
- the LOC122040916 gene encoding probable sucrose-phosphate synthase 4 isoform X1 — MRKKIYNFLVFLALYKRDLCPLFYTRLLVSEEGYQMAGNEWINGYLEAILDAGTKQTLLHRDRRFSFSALTQLVGELHDKGNGRGAKAAAAGERYSTTKYFVEEVVSRFDDTDLHKTWVKVVATRNSQERNSRLENMCWRIWHLARKKKQIEWEEARRLAKKKREWEQGSRDAAEDISELSEGEKTELLAGTARNIPSRINSDMQLWKEEEHGKSKHLYIVLISLHGLVRGENMELGRDSDTGGQVKYVVELARALAATKGVYRVDLLTRQISSPEVDSTYGEPVEMLSRAADADRGADADGCGAYVIRLPCGPRDSYIPKESLWPHIPEFVDRALTHITNMARAISEQLTEDGGAAKPIWPYVIHGHYADGGEVAARLAGALNVPMVMTGHSLGRNKLEQLLKQGRLSLQDINSTYRIMRRIEGEEAALDAAEMVVTSTRQEIEEQWGSYDGFDLKLERKLRVRRRRGVSCLGRYMPRMVVIPPGMDFSYVNTQDLIEGDGDISSLISSDRAQSRRDLPPIWSEIMRFFTNPHKPMILALSRPDPKKNVMTLLKAFGECHRLRELANLTLILGNRDDIEGMSGGSAAVLAMVLKSIDKYDLYGQVSYPKHHKQCDVPQIYRLAAETKGVFINPALVEPFGLTLIEAAAYGLPVVATRNGGPVDILKVLNNGVLVDPHDQGAISDALLKLVADKSLWLECRRNGLKNIHCFSWPEHCRAYLSHVEHCRGLGQPSSHCFDLPPPVPEPMSDSLRDLGDDLSLRFSLDDPTGELASAAILDDIRRRHETPHASSVKDHAPAGPGRRRHVVVIAADCYDEDGRPGVSDLRRLLQVAMAAVSEAGRVAYVLATGSTVEETMEALRCCNVEPAATFDALVCGSGSELYYPSRDAPEDADYDSHVEYRWPAENVRSTVLQLARLDGAKEDDLAVDEAACRPRCHAFSVKAGDKIRKIDAIRQRLRMRGFRCNLVYARGGTRLNVIPLFASRAFALRYLSMRWSIDLTKFLVIMGEKGDTDYEQLLPGIQKTVTVQGLVARGSERLLRDKDSYKKEDVVPSESHTVSLCESNIASEILSFIQQR; from the exons atgagaaaaaaaatatacaattttcttgtattccttgctttATATAAACGAGACCTCTGCCCTCTCTTCTACACACGACTCCTGGTCTCTGAAGAAGGATACCAGATGGCCGGAAACGAATGGATCAACGGGTACTTGGAAGCCATATTAGACGCCGGCACCAAGCAGACTCTTCTCCACCGTGACCGCCGCTTCTCCTTCTCTGCCCTTACGCAATTGGTAGGAGAGCTACACGACAAAGGCAACGGACGCGGAGCAAAGGCCGCCGCCGCCGGGGAACGCTACAGCACCACCAAGTACTTCGTCGAGGAGGTCGTCAGCCGGTTCGACGATACCGACCTCCATAAGACGTGGGTTAAG GTGGTGGCCACGAGGAACAGCCAAGAGCGGAACAGTCGGCTGGAGAACATGTGCTGGAGGATTTGGCATCTGGCTCGCAAAAAGAAGCAG atCGAGTGGGAAGAAGCACGGCGCCTGGCAAAGAAGAAGAGAGAGTGGGAACAGGGGAGCAGAGATGCAGCGGAGGACATATCGGAGCTATCGGAGGGCGAAAAGACAGAGCTTCTGGCTGGAACTGCCAGAAACATCCCCTCGCGCATCAACTCCGATATGCAATTGTGGAAGGAAGAGGAGCACGGCAAGAGCAAGCATCTCTACATTGTCTTGATCAG TTTGCATGGATTGGTGCGCGGGGAGAACATGGAATTAGGACGGGATTCCGACACCGGCGGCCAG GTGAAGTACGTGGTGGAGTTGGCTCGGGCGCTTGCGGCCACCAAGGGCGTCTACCGTGTCGACTTGTTGACTCGCCAGATCTCATCGCCGGAGGTGGACTCGACGTACGGCGAGCCGGTGGAGATGTTGTCCCGTGCGGCCGACGCTGACAGAGGCGCCGATGCCGACGGCTGCGGAGCCTACGTTATTCGCCTTCCGTGTGGACCCCGCGATAG TTACATTCCGAAGGAGTCTCTCTGGCCCCACATTCCAGAGTTCGTTGATAGAGCTTTGACTCACATAACTAACATGGCCCGCGCGATCTCCGAGCAACTGACCGAAGACGGCGGCGCCGCCAAGCCTATCTGGCCCTACGTGATCCATGGCCACTACGCCGACGGCGGCGAGGTAGCGGCCCGGCTGGCCGGCGCGCTCAACGTGCCGATGGTCATGACGGGCCACTCGCTGGGGCGGAACAAGCTAGAGCAGCTGCTGAAGCAGGGGCGACTCAGCCTGCAGGATATCAACTCCACCTACAGGATCATGAGGAGGATCGAGGGCGAGGAGGCGGCGCTCGACGCCGCAGAAATGGTGGTCACCAGCACCCGCCAGGAGATTGAGGAGCAGTGGGGGTCGTACGACGGATTCGATCTCAAACTCGAGAGGAAGCTCCGGGTGAGAAGGCGAAGAGGCGTAAGTTGCCTCGGACGGTACATGCCCAGGATGGTGGTCATACCGCCGGGCATGGATTTCAGCTACGTGAACACGCAGGACCTGATCGAAGGAGATGGAGACATATCATCTTTGATCAGCTCAGACCGAGCTCAAAGCAGAAGGGACCTGCCTCCCATCTGGTCAGAG ATCATGAGGTTCTTCACAAACCCTCACAAGCCGATGATCCTGGCGCTGTCTCGACCGGACCCAAAGAAGAACGTGATGACTCTGTTGAAGGCATTCGGGGAGTGCCACCGTCTACGAGAGCTCGCAAATCTG ACTCTGATACTCGGAAACAGAGACGACATCGAAGGGATGTCCGGCGGCAGTGCGGCTGTTCTGGCAATGGTGCTCAAGTCGATCGACAAGTATGATCTTTACGGTCAGGTGTCCTACCCAAAGCATCACAAACAATGCGACGTCCCCCAAATCTATCGCCTCGCTGCAGAGACTAAG GGAGTCTTCATCAATCCAGCCCTCGTGGAACCTTTTGGCCTTACGCTCATAGAG GCGGCGGCTTATGGATTACCAGTGGTGGCGACGAGGAACGGCGGTCCTGTCGACATTCTCaag GTATTGAACAATGGAGTGCTGGTGGATCCTCACGACCAAGGCGCGATCTCGGACGCGCTGCTGAAGCTGGTGGCCGACAAGTCGCTGTGGCTGGAGTGCCGGCGCAACGGACTCAAGAACATTCACTGTTTCTCCTGGCCGGAGCACTGCCGCGCCTACCTCTCCCACGTCGAGCATTGCCGGGGGCTGGGACAGCCATCCTCTCATTGCTTCGATCTCCCCCCGCCTGTCCCCGAACCCATGAGCGACTCCCTCCGGGACCTCGGCGACGACCTTTCCCTCCGTTTCTCCCTTGACGACCCCACGGGAGAGCTCGCCTCCGCCGCTATCCTAGACGACATCCGCCGCCGCCACGAAACCCCTCACGCCTCCTCGGTCAAAGATCACGCCCCAGCTGGCCCCGGACGCCGCCGCCATGTCGTCGTCATCGCCGCCGACTGCTACGACGAGGACGGGCGGCCAGGGGTCTCCGATCTCAGGCGCCTTCTGCAGGTCGCGATGGCCGCCGTAAGCGAGGCGGGGCGGGTGGCGTACGTGCTGGCCACAGGGTCCACCGTCGAGGAGACGATGGAGGCTCTGCGATGCTGCAACGTGGAACCGGCGGCGACGTTCGACGCGCTCGTGTGCGGAAGCGGGAGCGAACTCTACTACCCGTCTCGAGATGCACCGGAGGACGCGGACTACGACAGCCACGTGGAGTACCGGTGGCCGGCGGAGAACGTGAGGTCAACGGTGCTCCAGCTTGCGCGGCTGGACGGCGCGAAGGAGGACGATCTGGCGGTCGACGAAGCGGCTTGCCGCCCACGTTGCCACGCTTTCTCGGTCAAAGCAGGAGACAAA ATTAGAAAAATCGACGCCATAAGGCAAAGGCTGCGGATGCGGGGCTTTCGCTGCAACCTTGTTTATGCACGCGGAGGCACGCGGCTTAATGTCATTCCTCTCTTTGCATCCAGGGCGTTTGCTTTGAG ATACTTATCGATGCGTTGGAGCATTGATCTCACGAAATTTTTGGTAATTATGGGTGAAAAAGGAGACACGGACTATGAACAGCTCCTGCCTGGGATACAGAAAACTGTAACGGTGCAGGGTTTGGTAGCTCGAGGCAGCGAAAGGCTTCTGCGCGACAAGGATAGCTACAAGAAAGAAGACGTAGTGCCTTCAGAAAGCCACACAGTTTCTCTATGTGAAAGCAATATCGCATCTGAAATCCTTAGCTTCATCCAACAAAGATAA
- the LOC122040916 gene encoding probable sucrose-phosphate synthase 4 isoform X2, translating to MCWRIWHLARKKKQIEWEEARRLAKKKREWEQGSRDAAEDISELSEGEKTELLAGTARNIPSRINSDMQLWKEEEHGKSKHLYIVLISLHGLVRGENMELGRDSDTGGQVKYVVELARALAATKGVYRVDLLTRQISSPEVDSTYGEPVEMLSRAADADRGADADGCGAYVIRLPCGPRDSYIPKESLWPHIPEFVDRALTHITNMARAISEQLTEDGGAAKPIWPYVIHGHYADGGEVAARLAGALNVPMVMTGHSLGRNKLEQLLKQGRLSLQDINSTYRIMRRIEGEEAALDAAEMVVTSTRQEIEEQWGSYDGFDLKLERKLRVRRRRGVSCLGRYMPRMVVIPPGMDFSYVNTQDLIEGDGDISSLISSDRAQSRRDLPPIWSEIMRFFTNPHKPMILALSRPDPKKNVMTLLKAFGECHRLRELANLTLILGNRDDIEGMSGGSAAVLAMVLKSIDKYDLYGQVSYPKHHKQCDVPQIYRLAAETKGVFINPALVEPFGLTLIEAAAYGLPVVATRNGGPVDILKVLNNGVLVDPHDQGAISDALLKLVADKSLWLECRRNGLKNIHCFSWPEHCRAYLSHVEHCRGLGQPSSHCFDLPPPVPEPMSDSLRDLGDDLSLRFSLDDPTGELASAAILDDIRRRHETPHASSVKDHAPAGPGRRRHVVVIAADCYDEDGRPGVSDLRRLLQVAMAAVSEAGRVAYVLATGSTVEETMEALRCCNVEPAATFDALVCGSGSELYYPSRDAPEDADYDSHVEYRWPAENVRSTVLQLARLDGAKEDDLAVDEAACRPRCHAFSVKAGDKIRKIDAIRQRLRMRGFRCNLVYARGGTRLNVIPLFASRAFALRYLSMRWSIDLTKFLVIMGEKGDTDYEQLLPGIQKTVTVQGLVARGSERLLRDKDSYKKEDVVPSESHTVSLCESNIASEILSFIQQR from the exons ATGTGCTGGAGGATTTGGCATCTGGCTCGCAAAAAGAAGCAG atCGAGTGGGAAGAAGCACGGCGCCTGGCAAAGAAGAAGAGAGAGTGGGAACAGGGGAGCAGAGATGCAGCGGAGGACATATCGGAGCTATCGGAGGGCGAAAAGACAGAGCTTCTGGCTGGAACTGCCAGAAACATCCCCTCGCGCATCAACTCCGATATGCAATTGTGGAAGGAAGAGGAGCACGGCAAGAGCAAGCATCTCTACATTGTCTTGATCAG TTTGCATGGATTGGTGCGCGGGGAGAACATGGAATTAGGACGGGATTCCGACACCGGCGGCCAG GTGAAGTACGTGGTGGAGTTGGCTCGGGCGCTTGCGGCCACCAAGGGCGTCTACCGTGTCGACTTGTTGACTCGCCAGATCTCATCGCCGGAGGTGGACTCGACGTACGGCGAGCCGGTGGAGATGTTGTCCCGTGCGGCCGACGCTGACAGAGGCGCCGATGCCGACGGCTGCGGAGCCTACGTTATTCGCCTTCCGTGTGGACCCCGCGATAG TTACATTCCGAAGGAGTCTCTCTGGCCCCACATTCCAGAGTTCGTTGATAGAGCTTTGACTCACATAACTAACATGGCCCGCGCGATCTCCGAGCAACTGACCGAAGACGGCGGCGCCGCCAAGCCTATCTGGCCCTACGTGATCCATGGCCACTACGCCGACGGCGGCGAGGTAGCGGCCCGGCTGGCCGGCGCGCTCAACGTGCCGATGGTCATGACGGGCCACTCGCTGGGGCGGAACAAGCTAGAGCAGCTGCTGAAGCAGGGGCGACTCAGCCTGCAGGATATCAACTCCACCTACAGGATCATGAGGAGGATCGAGGGCGAGGAGGCGGCGCTCGACGCCGCAGAAATGGTGGTCACCAGCACCCGCCAGGAGATTGAGGAGCAGTGGGGGTCGTACGACGGATTCGATCTCAAACTCGAGAGGAAGCTCCGGGTGAGAAGGCGAAGAGGCGTAAGTTGCCTCGGACGGTACATGCCCAGGATGGTGGTCATACCGCCGGGCATGGATTTCAGCTACGTGAACACGCAGGACCTGATCGAAGGAGATGGAGACATATCATCTTTGATCAGCTCAGACCGAGCTCAAAGCAGAAGGGACCTGCCTCCCATCTGGTCAGAG ATCATGAGGTTCTTCACAAACCCTCACAAGCCGATGATCCTGGCGCTGTCTCGACCGGACCCAAAGAAGAACGTGATGACTCTGTTGAAGGCATTCGGGGAGTGCCACCGTCTACGAGAGCTCGCAAATCTG ACTCTGATACTCGGAAACAGAGACGACATCGAAGGGATGTCCGGCGGCAGTGCGGCTGTTCTGGCAATGGTGCTCAAGTCGATCGACAAGTATGATCTTTACGGTCAGGTGTCCTACCCAAAGCATCACAAACAATGCGACGTCCCCCAAATCTATCGCCTCGCTGCAGAGACTAAG GGAGTCTTCATCAATCCAGCCCTCGTGGAACCTTTTGGCCTTACGCTCATAGAG GCGGCGGCTTATGGATTACCAGTGGTGGCGACGAGGAACGGCGGTCCTGTCGACATTCTCaag GTATTGAACAATGGAGTGCTGGTGGATCCTCACGACCAAGGCGCGATCTCGGACGCGCTGCTGAAGCTGGTGGCCGACAAGTCGCTGTGGCTGGAGTGCCGGCGCAACGGACTCAAGAACATTCACTGTTTCTCCTGGCCGGAGCACTGCCGCGCCTACCTCTCCCACGTCGAGCATTGCCGGGGGCTGGGACAGCCATCCTCTCATTGCTTCGATCTCCCCCCGCCTGTCCCCGAACCCATGAGCGACTCCCTCCGGGACCTCGGCGACGACCTTTCCCTCCGTTTCTCCCTTGACGACCCCACGGGAGAGCTCGCCTCCGCCGCTATCCTAGACGACATCCGCCGCCGCCACGAAACCCCTCACGCCTCCTCGGTCAAAGATCACGCCCCAGCTGGCCCCGGACGCCGCCGCCATGTCGTCGTCATCGCCGCCGACTGCTACGACGAGGACGGGCGGCCAGGGGTCTCCGATCTCAGGCGCCTTCTGCAGGTCGCGATGGCCGCCGTAAGCGAGGCGGGGCGGGTGGCGTACGTGCTGGCCACAGGGTCCACCGTCGAGGAGACGATGGAGGCTCTGCGATGCTGCAACGTGGAACCGGCGGCGACGTTCGACGCGCTCGTGTGCGGAAGCGGGAGCGAACTCTACTACCCGTCTCGAGATGCACCGGAGGACGCGGACTACGACAGCCACGTGGAGTACCGGTGGCCGGCGGAGAACGTGAGGTCAACGGTGCTCCAGCTTGCGCGGCTGGACGGCGCGAAGGAGGACGATCTGGCGGTCGACGAAGCGGCTTGCCGCCCACGTTGCCACGCTTTCTCGGTCAAAGCAGGAGACAAA ATTAGAAAAATCGACGCCATAAGGCAAAGGCTGCGGATGCGGGGCTTTCGCTGCAACCTTGTTTATGCACGCGGAGGCACGCGGCTTAATGTCATTCCTCTCTTTGCATCCAGGGCGTTTGCTTTGAG ATACTTATCGATGCGTTGGAGCATTGATCTCACGAAATTTTTGGTAATTATGGGTGAAAAAGGAGACACGGACTATGAACAGCTCCTGCCTGGGATACAGAAAACTGTAACGGTGCAGGGTTTGGTAGCTCGAGGCAGCGAAAGGCTTCTGCGCGACAAGGATAGCTACAAGAAAGAAGACGTAGTGCCTTCAGAAAGCCACACAGTTTCTCTATGTGAAAGCAATATCGCATCTGAAATCCTTAGCTTCATCCAACAAAGATAA